From the genome of Chania multitudinisentens RB-25, one region includes:
- the feoB gene encoding Fe(2+) transporter permease subunit FeoB — MKKLTIGLIGNPNSGKTTLFNQLTGARQRVGNWAGVTVERKEGHFTTPQSQITLVDLPGTYSLTTISEQTSLDEQIACHYILSGDADLLINVVDASNLERNLYLTLQLLELGIPCIVALNMLDIARSQHIEIDIAALAAQLGCPVVPLISTKADGIGVLKQMIDGHQFNEPKALVNYPPLLLHEVNRLAAAMPQYLPNEQRRWLALQMLEGDIYSHQLAGNATSLLPEARLALQQEEPALVIADARYQSITTICDAVSNSQQALPNRLTEMLDKVILNRWLGVPIFLLVMYLMFLLAINIGGALQPIFDLGSAAIFIQGIQWVGYTLHFPEWLTIFLAQGVGGGINTVLPLVPQIGMMYLFLSFLEDSGYMARAAFVMDRLMQALGLPGKSFVPLIVGFGCNVPSIMGARTLDAQRERLITIMMAPFMSCGARLAIFAVFAAAFFGQGGASIVFSLYMLGIVVAILTGLVLKYTIMRGEASPFVMELPVYHVPHLRSLLLQAWQRLKGFVLRAGKVIVIASIFIGGLNSFSFSGKPVDNINDSALASVSKVLTPLLQPMGVHSDNWQATVGLVTGAMAKEVVVGTLNTLYTAEHITNEPFDAANFNLLDELAAAAQETWQGLRDTFSLSVLSNPIEASKGDGEMGAGSMGMMSSKFGTSISAYSYLIFVLLYVPCVSVMGAIARESSRGWMTFSILWGLNVAYSLATLFYQAATFTQHPQYSLLVILSVLAFNALLLLSLRKARSRVTIRLRSATPVSCCQTPQGDCH, encoded by the coding sequence ATGAAAAAACTCACTATCGGCTTAATAGGTAATCCGAACTCGGGGAAAACCACGCTGTTCAACCAGCTCACCGGAGCACGCCAGCGAGTCGGCAACTGGGCTGGGGTCACGGTCGAACGTAAAGAAGGCCATTTTACTACGCCGCAATCGCAAATCACGCTGGTCGATCTCCCTGGTACCTACTCACTTACCACCATCTCTGAACAGACTTCCCTGGATGAACAAATCGCCTGCCACTACATTCTCAGTGGTGACGCGGATTTGCTGATCAACGTGGTGGATGCTTCAAATCTGGAGCGCAACCTTTACCTGACGCTGCAACTGCTGGAACTGGGTATTCCCTGCATTGTGGCGCTGAACATGCTGGATATCGCCAGAAGCCAGCATATTGAGATTGATATTGCCGCTCTGGCTGCACAGTTGGGTTGCCCTGTGGTGCCGTTGATCTCCACCAAAGCCGATGGCATTGGCGTGCTGAAACAGATGATTGACGGCCACCAGTTCAATGAACCCAAAGCGTTGGTCAATTATCCGCCGTTGTTGCTGCACGAAGTCAACCGGCTGGCCGCAGCTATGCCGCAATATCTGCCTAACGAACAACGCCGCTGGTTAGCGCTGCAAATGCTGGAAGGGGATATCTATAGCCACCAATTGGCAGGCAATGCCACCTCATTGCTGCCGGAAGCCCGGCTGGCCTTGCAACAGGAAGAGCCGGCACTGGTGATTGCGGATGCTCGTTACCAATCGATCACCACCATTTGCGATGCGGTCAGCAATTCACAACAGGCTTTGCCAAACCGCCTGACTGAAATGCTGGATAAGGTGATCCTTAACCGCTGGCTGGGCGTGCCTATTTTCCTGCTGGTGATGTACCTGATGTTCTTACTGGCAATTAACATTGGCGGCGCACTGCAACCGATTTTCGATCTCGGTTCGGCAGCAATCTTTATTCAGGGGATTCAATGGGTCGGTTATACCCTGCACTTCCCAGAATGGCTGACCATCTTCCTGGCGCAGGGCGTTGGCGGCGGGATCAACACCGTGCTGCCACTGGTGCCGCAGATCGGCATGATGTACCTGTTCCTGTCTTTCCTGGAGGATTCCGGCTACATGGCGCGTGCAGCCTTTGTGATGGATCGCCTGATGCAGGCGCTGGGGCTACCGGGTAAATCCTTCGTGCCGTTGATCGTCGGTTTCGGCTGTAATGTACCCTCGATTATGGGGGCCCGCACGCTGGATGCCCAGCGTGAACGCCTGATCACTATCATGATGGCTCCCTTTATGTCCTGCGGGGCGCGTTTGGCAATCTTCGCCGTTTTCGCCGCCGCCTTCTTCGGCCAGGGTGGTGCGAGCATCGTATTCTCGCTGTATATGCTGGGGATCGTGGTTGCCATTCTCACTGGCCTGGTATTGAAATACACCATCATGCGCGGCGAAGCTTCACCCTTCGTCATGGAACTGCCGGTCTACCATGTACCGCACCTGAGAAGCCTGCTGTTGCAGGCCTGGCAGCGCCTGAAAGGTTTTGTGCTGCGCGCCGGGAAAGTGATTGTGATCGCCAGTATCTTTATCGGTGGCCTGAACAGCTTCTCTTTCAGCGGCAAACCCGTGGATAATATCAATGACTCCGCGCTGGCATCGGTTTCTAAGGTGCTGACGCCGCTGCTACAGCCGATGGGGGTCCACAGTGATAACTGGCAGGCTACCGTTGGCTTGGTGACCGGAGCCATGGCGAAAGAAGTGGTGGTCGGAACGCTCAACACCCTGTATACCGCCGAACACATCACCAATGAACCGTTCGATGCCGCCAATTTCAATTTACTGGATGAACTAGCGGCGGCTGCGCAGGAAACCTGGCAAGGTCTGCGAGATACGTTCAGTCTCAGCGTGCTCTCTAACCCTATCGAAGCCAGCAAAGGCGATGGTGAGATGGGCGCTGGTTCCATGGGCATGATGAGCAGCAAATTCGGCACTTCAATTTCCGCTTACAGTTACCTGATCTTTGTGCTGCTGTACGTGCCGTGCGTTTCGGTGATGGGAGCTATTGCCCGTGAATCCAGCCGCGGCTGGATGACGTTCTCTATCCTGTGGGGGCTGAACGTCGCCTATTCACTGGCGACGTTGTTCTACCAGGCTGCGACCTTTACCCAGCATCCGCAATACAGCCTGCTGGTGATCCTGTCTGTGCTGGCGTTTAATGCCTTGCTGTTGCTGTCATTACGCAAAGCCCGTAGCCGCGTGACCATTCGTCTGCGCAGCGCTACGCCAGTCAGCTGTTGCCAAACCCCGCAAGGTGATTGCCACTGA
- the feoA gene encoding ferrous iron transporter A produces MHLLPKQTYKIAGFSSEISPAYRQKLLSLGMLPGSLFEVIRVAPFGDPIEIKTRRVSLVLRKKDLDLILIDGQA; encoded by the coding sequence ATGCATCTTCTTCCTAAGCAGACCTATAAAATCGCCGGTTTCTCCAGTGAAATCAGCCCCGCTTACCGCCAGAAACTGCTGTCACTCGGTATGCTGCCCGGTTCATTATTTGAAGTGATACGCGTCGCCCCGTTTGGCGATCCGATCGAAATAAAAACCCGCCGCGTCAGTTTGGTGCTGCGAAAAAAAGATCTAGACCTGATCCTGATCGACGGCCAGGCGTAA